In Macadamia integrifolia cultivar HAES 741 unplaced genomic scaffold, SCU_Mint_v3 scaffold2860, whole genome shotgun sequence, one DNA window encodes the following:
- the LOC122067350 gene encoding uncharacterized protein LOC122067350, with protein MGRATGFYICLLIAIMDVVAGILGIEAEIAQSKAKHIRALLIFECREPSHGAFKLALAAASILGLAHVIANLLGGCNCICSKDEFERASANRQLAVICLFVSWYVSVVLPVDHHSLSLSLSLSLSLSLSLSLTLSFCFG; from the exons ATGGGAAGAGCTACAGGTTTTTACATTTGTCTTTTGATTGCTATCATGGATGTTGTGGCAGGAATACTTGGTATTGAAGCTGAAATCGCACAAAGCAAG gcGAAGCATATAAGGGCACTGTTGATTTTCGAGTGCAGAGAACCAAGCCATGGTGCATTCAAGTTAGCTTTGGCTGCAGCATCAATTCTGGGTCTGGCGCACGTAATTGCAAACTTGCTGGGGGGTTGCAATTGTATTTGTTCCAAGGATGAGTTTGAGAGAGCTTCGGCCAACAGACAATTAGCAGTGATTTGCCTCTTTGTCTCATGGTATGTCTCTGTTGTTCTCCCTGTCGAtcatcactctctctctctctctctctctctctctctctctctctctctctctctctctctcactctctctttttgttttggctaa